A stretch of Paraburkholderia phenazinium DNA encodes these proteins:
- a CDS encoding SPFH domain-containing protein, giving the protein MSTAMETSSPTPSLGPGAQAVRLAFWFVVVIALLAAGVWATSNIRRIPADSRAVVMRFGAFVRTQDAGLLVAMPQPFETVLLIPGSARVLEQRISSLDRDPRARAADPVATTQSSQSAQSSQTMPLPPGEASSLGIPSEATSLGSASPDSDAGSPDNAGPTLPDALAGSGYVLTGDEGVVQLSATLYYRVVDPYAYVLQKERLESALQRVVAAAVVEVTAGRDLDSILVARPELLSSDQQMAVKREQLRGDMAQAVQRHLNALAAAHTGLGIEVARMDVQAQFPATAVDAFNSVLTSLQTADRNIADARTTAENIRQGAQQSADQILQSAQASASERVATAQAETTTILQLETPLDANSDPGLLARAYRDRIQQILSKAGRVTTIDPHDASSLVLPGKIQ; this is encoded by the coding sequence ATGAGTACCGCCATGGAGACGTCGTCGCCAACACCGTCGCTCGGACCCGGCGCACAAGCCGTGCGCCTTGCGTTCTGGTTCGTGGTGGTGATTGCGCTACTCGCGGCAGGGGTGTGGGCCACTTCGAATATCCGCCGTATTCCCGCGGATAGCCGGGCTGTCGTGATGCGTTTCGGCGCCTTCGTGCGCACGCAGGACGCGGGGTTGCTGGTGGCGATGCCGCAACCGTTCGAAACCGTGCTGCTGATTCCCGGCAGCGCGCGTGTGCTGGAACAGCGCATCAGTTCGCTTGATCGCGACCCGCGCGCTCGCGCTGCGGATCCGGTCGCTACGACGCAATCCAGTCAATCGGCTCAATCCAGTCAGACGATGCCGCTGCCGCCTGGTGAGGCCAGTTCGTTAGGAATCCCATCAGAGGCTACATCGCTCGGCTCTGCCTCGCCCGACTCCGACGCCGGCTCGCCCGATAACGCCGGCCCGACGTTGCCCGATGCGCTGGCCGGCTCAGGCTATGTGCTGACCGGCGACGAAGGCGTCGTGCAACTGAGCGCGACGCTCTACTATCGCGTCGTCGATCCGTACGCCTACGTGCTGCAAAAAGAGCGCCTCGAATCTGCGTTACAGCGTGTGGTTGCAGCGGCGGTGGTCGAAGTGACGGCGGGGCGCGACCTCGATTCGATTCTGGTGGCACGTCCCGAACTGTTGTCGTCCGACCAGCAGATGGCGGTCAAGCGCGAGCAGTTGCGCGGCGACATGGCGCAGGCGGTGCAGCGCCATTTGAATGCGCTCGCGGCTGCGCATACGGGCCTCGGTATCGAGGTAGCGCGCATGGATGTGCAGGCGCAGTTTCCGGCAACTGCGGTCGATGCGTTCAACTCGGTGCTCACCTCGCTGCAGACCGCCGACCGCAATATTGCCGATGCACGCACGACGGCTGAGAACATCCGCCAGGGCGCGCAGCAGTCAGCGGATCAGATTCTGCAGAGCGCGCAGGCGAGCGCCAGCGAGCGTGTCGCGACGGCGCAGGCTGAAACCACCACGATCCTGCAACTCGAAACGCCGCTCGATGCCAACAGCGATCCGGGCTTGCTGGCGCGTGCGTATCGCGACCGGATCCAGCAGATCCTGTCAAAGGCTGGACGCGTGACGACGATCGATCCGCACGATGCATCGAGTCTGGTGCTGCCGGGGAAAATTCAATGA
- a CDS encoding heavy metal translocating P-type ATPase: MSAHIDPVERATPGGAGDLAHGAHGADGAGHEHGHDDGHGNGHDHDHDPHAAHSHDDDGPGIALSATERSIVTRQIALALLAGGLLLLSMAWRYFAPGGAQLAEVLAGLSSLLVAGPVFTGAWYSLKSPSLHGVTDRLIALAMLAAWATGDMTTAALLPIVMTFGHALEERSVLGSQEAIRALGRLTSGNVRRVRTDGTIEEVAYEAIRAGDMVEVAAGSRIPADGLVRRGRSSVDNGPITGESLPLDVDEGAAVFGGALNLDGPLRIEVTHAGEHSALGKIIELLQRAEQVKPPITQVLERYMGGYLALVLLIAAIVWFASANASAMLAVIVAACPCALVLAAPSTAIAGIAVGARHGVLFRNAAFLDRIAEIDSLVIDKTGTLTHGELRVADVFAQPGVVRAEAVALAARLGAGSAHPVSRALTRYAALDASTASATSPTSSASATSATSATSATSATGHDATPFERTRELRGLGVVAETPDGTAVLGRAELLRDHVTALQPSPDSIDGPCVGLALNGKLLAWFGFADALRAEAAGALAELRELGLVRQTLLTGDRDAVARKVAAEVGIETVVSQALPHDKLDYVMHELEAGHHPLVVGDGLNDVLAIKAGATSIAMGERGIDIAVASADIVLLGDDLRRIPTCIRLGRRCRRTASINAAIGLLWTVEIMALAALGLLGAVWVAILHNVGTFIVIANAGRLLRIDEDSASKPSRDTHVNDAQTAAAPH; this comes from the coding sequence ATGAGCGCTCATATCGATCCGGTTGAGCGTGCTACTCCCGGTGGGGCGGGTGATTTGGCGCATGGTGCCCATGGCGCTGACGGCGCCGGGCATGAACACGGCCATGACGATGGGCACGGCAATGGCCACGACCACGACCACGACCCGCACGCCGCTCATTCGCACGATGACGATGGACCGGGCATCGCGCTCTCAGCTACAGAACGGAGCATCGTCACGCGGCAGATCGCGCTTGCTTTGCTGGCGGGCGGCCTGCTGCTGCTGTCGATGGCATGGCGCTACTTCGCACCCGGCGGAGCGCAGCTCGCCGAAGTATTGGCGGGACTCTCGTCGCTGCTGGTGGCGGGGCCAGTATTCACCGGCGCCTGGTACAGCCTGAAGTCGCCGAGTCTGCATGGCGTCACCGACCGGCTGATTGCGCTCGCCATGCTGGCAGCGTGGGCGACCGGCGACATGACGACCGCGGCCTTGCTGCCGATCGTCATGACCTTCGGACATGCGCTCGAAGAGCGCAGCGTGCTGGGTTCGCAAGAGGCGATCCGCGCGCTTGGCCGGCTAACCTCGGGCAATGTCCGGCGCGTCAGGACCGATGGCACGATCGAAGAAGTGGCTTACGAGGCGATCCGCGCCGGCGATATGGTGGAGGTGGCCGCCGGCTCGCGGATTCCCGCCGACGGCCTGGTGCGGCGCGGCCGCTCGAGCGTCGACAACGGGCCGATCACCGGCGAGTCGTTGCCGCTCGATGTGGATGAAGGCGCCGCGGTGTTCGGCGGCGCGTTAAATCTCGACGGCCCGCTGCGCATCGAAGTTACGCATGCGGGCGAGCACTCGGCGCTCGGCAAGATCATCGAACTGCTGCAACGCGCCGAACAGGTGAAGCCGCCGATCACCCAGGTGCTCGAACGCTACATGGGCGGTTATCTGGCGCTGGTGCTGCTGATCGCGGCGATTGTCTGGTTCGCGTCGGCCAATGCGTCGGCGATGCTGGCGGTGATCGTCGCTGCATGTCCGTGCGCGCTGGTGCTGGCCGCGCCTTCCACGGCGATTGCCGGGATCGCGGTGGGTGCGCGGCACGGCGTGTTGTTCAGGAACGCCGCATTTCTCGACCGCATTGCCGAGATCGATTCGCTGGTGATCGACAAGACCGGCACGCTCACGCATGGAGAACTGCGCGTGGCGGATGTGTTCGCGCAGCCCGGCGTGGTGCGAGCGGAGGCCGTTGCGCTGGCGGCGCGGCTGGGGGCTGGAAGTGCGCATCCGGTGAGCCGGGCGTTGACGCGGTATGCGGCGTTGGACGCGTCTACTGCATCGGCTACATCGCCCACATCATCCGCGTCAGCGACTTCAGCCACATCAGCCACATCAGCCACATCAGCCACCGGGCACGACGCCACGCCGTTCGAGCGCACCCGCGAATTGCGCGGCCTCGGGGTCGTCGCGGAAACGCCGGACGGCACCGCCGTGCTCGGTCGCGCGGAATTACTGCGCGACCACGTAACGGCTTTGCAACCGTCGCCCGATTCCATCGACGGCCCGTGTGTCGGCCTCGCGCTCAACGGTAAGCTGCTCGCCTGGTTCGGCTTCGCCGATGCCTTGCGCGCCGAAGCCGCCGGTGCGCTCGCCGAACTGCGCGAGCTTGGCCTCGTGCGCCAAACCCTGCTGACGGGCGATCGCGATGCCGTGGCGCGCAAGGTGGCCGCCGAGGTCGGCATCGAGACGGTCGTCTCCCAAGCGCTGCCGCACGACAAGCTCGACTACGTGATGCACGAACTCGAAGCGGGCCATCATCCGCTCGTGGTCGGCGACGGCCTGAACGACGTGCTGGCGATCAAGGCTGGCGCGACCAGCATCGCGATGGGCGAACGCGGGATCGATATCGCGGTGGCCTCTGCCGACATCGTGCTGCTCGGCGACGATCTGCGCCGCATCCCAACCTGCATCCGGCTTGGCCGGCGCTGCCGCCGCACCGCCAGCATCAATGCGGCGATCGGATTGCTGTGGACTGTCGAGATCATGGCGCTTGCTGCGCTCGGTTTGCTAGGAGCGGTGTGGGTGGCGATCCTGCACAACGTCGGCACGTTCATCGTGATCGCGAACGCCGGACGGCTACTGCGGATCGACGAGGATTCCGCATCGAAGCCGAGCCGGGACACGCATGTGAATGACGCGCAGACCGCCGCCGCGCCGCATTGA